A window of Pseudomonadota bacterium genomic DNA:
GGCGACGGAAACCCCATCGGCCTGGGCGGCTCCGAGCTATTGCGCCTGCGACAGATCGATTTGTCCACGTCACGCATCCCGCGCGAAAGCGTGCACATCGACGTGGCGGTCAACTGGCACAACGAGCTGCTCGGCCCGCGCGGTGTGGCCCGTGTCTTCGGCCCCCAAAAGGGCGCCGGTCCCGAGGCGATCCGCGAGCTCGAGGCTGGCCTCGAGAATCTCACCACCCTGATCTGGCGCAGCGTCCGCGTCGACGTGGGGAGCATGGCTGGAGCGGGTGCCTCGGGGGGGCTGGGAGCGGGCCTGGCCGGGTTGCTGGGTGCGCGGCTGCACCCGCGCTACGACATCGTCATGCAGTATCTCGAGCTCGACGAGCTGCTCAAGCGTTGCGATGTGGTGTTGACAGCCGAAGGACAGCTCGACGAGCAGACCCCACGGGGCAAGGTTCCGGCCGAGATCGGACGCCGCGCAAAGCTCCTGGGGCTGCCGGTCATCGCGCTGGCGGGTCGACTCGGTCGAAAAGCGGAGCTGAACCTGAAGCACGGTATCGACGCCTATTTCAGCATCGTCGACGGGCCGCGCCAGCTCGACACGTGCCTGCAGGACGCCCAGGAGCTGCTGCAGCACGCTACCGAGCATGCCCTGCGCACCGTGCAAATCGGGCGGCTGCTGCAGGCCCGCAACACGCTGCGAAGAACCGAACGGCGTACGCCTACCTCAAGACCGCCCGGGGAGACACCTGCCACGACCCGGGTGCACGACCCGAACGACTCGTAGCACCCCAGCTCGTGCCCCGATCTGCGGTTCGGGCCAGGTTGGTGCGCGAAGCACGGCCATCCTACTCCCGGTAGGATGGCCAGCGCTCCAGCGCCTCTACGAGCAGCTGCAGGAACCGGTTGGCCGTGTAGCCGTTGAGCGCGCGGTGGTCCAGGGTCAGGGTCACGTAGACCAGGGGACGCACCGCGATCCGATCTTCACCGGCCTCTTCGAGCACCACCAGCCGCTTCTGGAGCTTGCCGACGCCGAGAATCGCCGACTGCGGCTGATGGATGATCGGGGTGGCGATCAG
This region includes:
- a CDS encoding glycerate kinase — protein: MRTLVAPCGFKESLTADQAADAMARGVYSAVPTARVLKAPMVDGGEGFTNAIVRAAGGALLYRMVKGPVGKTVCAHFGLIDTSEGRTGVIEMAAAAGLRLVPRSARDPRQTTSYGVGELMGAALDAGAQRLLIGCGDSGICDGGAGMAQALGIGLLDGDGNPIGLGGSELLRLRQIDLSTSRIPRESVHIDVAVNWHNELLGPRGVARVFGPQKGAGPEAIRELEAGLENLTTLIWRSVRVDVGSMAGAGASGGLGAGLAGLLGARLHPRYDIVMQYLELDELLKRCDVVLTAEGQLDEQTPRGKVPAEIGRRAKLLGLPVIALAGRLGRKAELNLKHGIDAYFSIVDGPRQLDTCLQDAQELLQHATEHALRTVQIGRLLQARNTLRRTERRTPTSRPPGETPATTRVHDPNDS